The Capsicum annuum cultivar UCD-10X-F1 chromosome 1, UCD10Xv1.1, whole genome shotgun sequence sequence AGCAGAGAGGAAGCAGTTCTCCAACAACAAGGCAGTGAGAATGGATCATCTAGCATTGAGGCATCAGCTGGAAGCCGTGGTGAAAAAAAGAAATCTTCCGTTAGCAGTGACAGTGACTATAATGTTGATGGCACTGATGATGGTATTTGTTCTGTATCGTCTAGAGGTGAGAGGAGAAATCAACCGTTGGATGTTCATCCTCTAAATGTCATTCCTCAATCTCACCAAAGTACGGACCGTCGGAGGATGAGAAAACGTGCCAGGTCAAACCCTACTGAGCAACAGACTCAACCATCTCTGCTACATGGTGACGAGCATAGCAACACATTACCTGATATTAACagttcagaaatgctgttttctGAACGCACAACGAGTGACAGCTTACAGGGAAAGAAAAAGAGCGAAGCAACAAAGCGTGTAGAGAACAAAACAGAGAGTAAATCAGAGTTAGCGTTACTAGACTCAAACCCATCATTGGTTCCGTCAGCTAACGTAGTCTCTACAGGGGATACATATATAGGTGTTGGGCCATCACTTTATCCGATGTCTCAAAATTCTGCAGCTGTCCCTTATGCATCAGAAGTGCATCTTGAAAATCAAGATTCTATCATTCAGCATCAATTTCAAGACACTCAGTTCCATGGTCACCAGAAGATTCCTGCGATGAATAATGGACAACAAATTTCCCTATCACATTATGGACCTCCAAACAATGGCTTAGATTATGGACCTCACGGTTCTGCCGTACACACTGAGCTGCAGGTTTCTGAATTTGTTCATGGATCTGAATTTTCCAACTTTAATCAACCTCCGTTACACCACTCTTATTCGTCAGCTGAATTTGGATCCACACATGAAGAAACACAGTCCCACTTGGCATGCAATGAACTTCAGATTGGGCCAAGTGATTCTGGAGTTGGTTTGTCGCTTCACGGAAGTGGGAATGATATCTCTAGAGACAATCACTATTATGGAAAAGACTTGTTTCAGAATAACCATGATATGCCTATTGAGTTGCCTTTTGATTCTCCGCTTGCTATTGGCTTGCCTTATGATACACTCGGCAGCCCATTCGACTTGGAGTTTGATGCACAAAGTCATTGTGATAATACTGATTATGATTTAGAGTTTGACAAAGAACTGATGTCAT is a genomic window containing:
- the LOC107874321 gene encoding ETHYLENE INSENSITIVE 3-like 3 protein isoform X1; this translates as MAVMNEIGVDFRNSSDIEVDDIRCDNLDEKDVSDEEIEPEELERRMWKDHIKLKRLKEKQKLAARQAAKKKENKQVTDQARRKKMSRAQDGILKYMLKLMEVCNARGFVYGIIPEKGKPVSGSSDNVRAWWKEKVKFDKNGPAAIAKYEAECLARGEGVGSQNGNLQSVLQDLQDATLGSLLSSLMQHCDPPQRKYPLERGVSPPWWPTGDEGWWAKLGLPKGQKPPYRKPHDLKKMWKVGVLTSVIKHMSPDIAKIRRLVRQSKSLQDKITAKESSIWLAVLSREEAVLQQQGSENGSSSIEASAGSRGEKKKSSVSSDSDYNVDGTDDGICSVSSRGERRNQPLDVHPLNVIPQSHQSTDRRRMRKRARSNPTEQQTQPSLLHGDEHSNTLPDINSSEMLFSERTTSDSLQGKKKSEATKRVENKTESKSELALLDSNPSLVPSANVVSTGDTYIGVGPSLYPMSQNSAAVPYASEVHLENQDSIIQHQFQDTQFHGHQKIPAMNNGQQISLSHYGPPNNGLDYGPHGSAVHTELQVSEFVHGSEFSNFNQPPLHHSYSSAEFGSTHEETQSHLACNELQIGPSDSGVGLSLHGSGNDISRDNHYYGKDLFQNNHDMPIELPFDSPLAIGLPYDTLGSPFDLEFDAQSHCDNTDYDLEFDKELMSFFAS
- the LOC107874321 gene encoding ETHYLENE INSENSITIVE 3-like 3 protein isoform X3 codes for the protein MASGRNVRNSSDIEVDDIRCDNLDEKDVSDEEIEPEELERRMWKDHIKLKRLKEKQKLAARQAAKKKENKQVTDQARRKKMSRAQDGILKYMLKLMEVCNARGFVYGIIPEKGKPVSGSSDNVRAWWKEKVKFDKNGPAAIAKYEAECLARGEGVGSQNGNLQSVLQDLQDATLGSLLSSLMQHCDPPQRKYPLERGVSPPWWPTGDEGWWAKLGLPKGQKPPYRKPHDLKKMWKVGVLTSVIKHMSPDIAKIRRLVRQSKSLQDKITAKESSIWLAVLSREEAVLQQQGSENGSSSIEASAGSRGEKKKSSVSSDSDYNVDGTDDGICSVSSRGERRNQPLDVHPLNVIPQSHQSTDRRRMRKRARSNPTEQQTQPSLLHGDEHSNTLPDINSSEMLFSERTTSDSLQGKKKSEATKRVENKTESKSELALLDSNPSLVPSANVVSTGDTYIGVGPSLYPMSQNSAAVPYASEVHLENQDSIIQHQFQDTQFHGHQKIPAMNNGQQISLSHYGPPNNGLDYGPHGSAVHTELQVSEFVHGSEFSNFNQPPLHHSYSSAEFGSTHEETQSHLACNELQIGPSDSGVGLSLHGSGNDISRDNHYYGKDLFQNNHDMPIELPFDSPLAIGLPYDTLGSPFDLEFDAQSHCDNTDYDLEFDKELMSFFAS
- the LOC107874321 gene encoding ETHYLENE INSENSITIVE 3-like 3 protein isoform X2, which produces MAVMNEIGVDFSSDIEVDDIRCDNLDEKDVSDEEIEPEELERRMWKDHIKLKRLKEKQKLAARQAAKKKENKQVTDQARRKKMSRAQDGILKYMLKLMEVCNARGFVYGIIPEKGKPVSGSSDNVRAWWKEKVKFDKNGPAAIAKYEAECLARGEGVGSQNGNLQSVLQDLQDATLGSLLSSLMQHCDPPQRKYPLERGVSPPWWPTGDEGWWAKLGLPKGQKPPYRKPHDLKKMWKVGVLTSVIKHMSPDIAKIRRLVRQSKSLQDKITAKESSIWLAVLSREEAVLQQQGSENGSSSIEASAGSRGEKKKSSVSSDSDYNVDGTDDGICSVSSRGERRNQPLDVHPLNVIPQSHQSTDRRRMRKRARSNPTEQQTQPSLLHGDEHSNTLPDINSSEMLFSERTTSDSLQGKKKSEATKRVENKTESKSELALLDSNPSLVPSANVVSTGDTYIGVGPSLYPMSQNSAAVPYASEVHLENQDSIIQHQFQDTQFHGHQKIPAMNNGQQISLSHYGPPNNGLDYGPHGSAVHTELQVSEFVHGSEFSNFNQPPLHHSYSSAEFGSTHEETQSHLACNELQIGPSDSGVGLSLHGSGNDISRDNHYYGKDLFQNNHDMPIELPFDSPLAIGLPYDTLGSPFDLEFDAQSHCDNTDYDLEFDKELMSFFAS
- the LOC107874321 gene encoding ETHYLENE INSENSITIVE 3-like 3 protein isoform X4, giving the protein MWKDHIKLKRLKEKQKLAARQAAKKKENKQVTDQARRKKMSRAQDGILKYMLKLMEVCNARGFVYGIIPEKGKPVSGSSDNVRAWWKEKVKFDKNGPAAIAKYEAECLARGEGVGSQNGNLQSVLQDLQDATLGSLLSSLMQHCDPPQRKYPLERGVSPPWWPTGDEGWWAKLGLPKGQKPPYRKPHDLKKMWKVGVLTSVIKHMSPDIAKIRRLVRQSKSLQDKITAKESSIWLAVLSREEAVLQQQGSENGSSSIEASAGSRGEKKKSSVSSDSDYNVDGTDDGICSVSSRGERRNQPLDVHPLNVIPQSHQSTDRRRMRKRARSNPTEQQTQPSLLHGDEHSNTLPDINSSEMLFSERTTSDSLQGKKKSEATKRVENKTESKSELALLDSNPSLVPSANVVSTGDTYIGVGPSLYPMSQNSAAVPYASEVHLENQDSIIQHQFQDTQFHGHQKIPAMNNGQQISLSHYGPPNNGLDYGPHGSAVHTELQVSEFVHGSEFSNFNQPPLHHSYSSAEFGSTHEETQSHLACNELQIGPSDSGVGLSLHGSGNDISRDNHYYGKDLFQNNHDMPIELPFDSPLAIGLPYDTLGSPFDLEFDAQSHCDNTDYDLEFDKELMSFFAS